From one Bacteroides fragilis NCTC 9343 genomic stretch:
- a CDS encoding ABC transporter ATP-binding protein produces the protein MKEFFQLMRRFVSPYKKFLGWAVFLNLLSAVFNIFSFTLLIPILQILFKMDNKVYEFIPWDAAGEGLKDIAVNNFYYYVTRMIEINGPSLTLLFLGLFLAFMTLLKTSCYFASSAVMIPLRTGVVRDIRIMVYSKVMSLPLGFFSEERKGDIIARMSGDVGEVENSITSSLDMLIKNPILIVMYFGTLIITSWQLTLFTLLVVPGMGWIMGKVGKKLKRQSLEAQAKWSDTMSQLEETLGGLRIIKAFIAEQKMINRFTECSNEFRDATNRVAMRQALAHPMSEFLGTLLIVVVLWFGGSLILGNHSSIDAPTFIFYMVILYSVINPLKEFSKAGYNIPKGLASMERVDKILKAENKIVEIPNPKPLNGLEEQVEFKDISFSYDGKKEVLQHINLTVPKGKTVALVGQSGSGKSTLVDLLPRYHDVQEGTITIDGVNIKDVRISDLRSLIGNVNQEAILFNDTFFNNIAFGVENATMEQVIEAAKIANAHDFIMEKEDGYHTNIGDRGSKLSGGQRQRISIARAILKNPPILILDEATSALDTESERLVQEALERLMKTRTTIAIAHRLSTIKNADEICVLYEGEIVERGKHEELLAKNGYYKRLNDMQSL, from the coding sequence ATGAAGGAATTCTTTCAACTCATGCGGCGGTTTGTGTCGCCTTACAAGAAATTTCTGGGATGGGCTGTATTCTTAAACTTGCTGTCGGCTGTTTTTAATATATTTTCGTTTACTTTATTGATTCCGATTCTTCAGATTCTTTTTAAGATGGACAATAAAGTCTATGAGTTTATTCCTTGGGATGCTGCGGGAGAGGGCTTGAAGGACATCGCTGTGAATAATTTCTATTATTATGTGACTCGGATGATTGAAATAAACGGTCCTTCTCTTACATTGCTGTTTTTGGGTTTGTTCCTGGCATTCATGACTTTATTGAAAACATCGTGCTATTTTGCTTCTTCCGCAGTGATGATTCCTTTGCGTACGGGAGTCGTTCGTGATATCCGCATCATGGTTTATTCTAAAGTGATGAGTTTACCATTGGGTTTCTTTTCAGAAGAGCGCAAGGGAGACATCATTGCCCGTATGAGTGGTGATGTGGGTGAGGTTGAAAACTCGATTACAAGTTCATTGGATATGTTGATCAAGAATCCGATTCTGATTGTCATGTATTTTGGAACGTTGATTATCACCAGTTGGCAACTGACTTTGTTTACATTGTTAGTGGTTCCGGGTATGGGATGGATCATGGGTAAAGTAGGTAAAAAATTAAAGAGGCAATCACTTGAGGCGCAGGCTAAATGGAGTGATACGATGTCTCAACTTGAAGAAACTTTGGGGGGACTCCGTATTATTAAGGCTTTTATCGCCGAGCAAAAAATGATAAATCGTTTTACGGAATGCAGTAATGAGTTTCGTGACGCTACCAATAGGGTTGCCATGCGTCAGGCATTAGCGCATCCGATGAGTGAATTCTTGGGCACATTGCTTATTGTGGTTGTATTGTGGTTTGGCGGATCACTGATATTAGGAAATCACTCTTCCATTGATGCTCCTACATTTATCTTTTATATGGTAATTCTTTATAGCGTTATCAATCCCTTGAAGGAATTTTCGAAAGCCGGATATAATATCCCTAAGGGACTGGCTTCTATGGAGCGTGTCGATAAGATACTGAAAGCAGAAAATAAGATTGTGGAGATTCCGAACCCGAAACCGTTGAATGGGTTGGAAGAACAAGTTGAGTTCAAAGATATTTCTTTCAGTTATGATGGGAAGAAAGAAGTACTTCAACATATTAACCTGACTGTACCCAAGGGTAAAACCGTTGCTTTGGTTGGGCAGTCCGGTTCAGGAAAGTCTACGTTGGTAGATTTATTGCCACGCTATCACGATGTGCAGGAAGGGACGATTACTATAGACGGAGTCAATATCAAGGATGTTCGTATCTCTGATTTGCGCAGCCTGATAGGAAATGTCAATCAGGAAGCTATTTTGTTCAATGATACATTCTTCAATAATATTGCTTTCGGCGTTGAGAACGCGACTATGGAGCAGGTGATTGAGGCCGCCAAAATAGCCAATGCACACGATTTTATCATGGAGAAAGAAGACGGTTACCATACTAATATCGGTGACCGGGGCAGCAAGCTCTCCGGGGGCCAACGCCAGCGCATCAGCATAGCCCGTGCCATCTTGAAGAATCCTCCCATTTTGATTCTTGACGAGGCTACTTCCGCTTTGGATACTGAGTCAGAGCGTTTGGTACAGGAAG